The Syntrophorhabdaceae bacterium DNA window TGTTCGAGCCGCATAGCATACCTGATCGCGGCCGTGAAGCAGTCTTCGCGGATCCGCAGGGAGCCGTTTTTGCGGTCCTCTCTTCCAGTAGCGGTGATCCGTCCGATGTTCTGGTCGCACCCGGAGAATGGATTTGGTCCTCGTTGATCACAAGCGATCCGGACACTGATGCTGCCTTTTATCAGAAGCTATTCGACTACGAAGTCTTCGAGTTGCCTCCTAGCGAGGGTGCCCAACATCTCTTGCTCTCATCCGATAACTATGCTCGTGCGAGCGTAAATACGCTGCCCGCAAATAGGCCCAATGCCCATCCCCACTGGCTCAATTACGTACGCGTTGAAGATGCGGTCAAGATGGCTGAAAAGGTCGTGGCACTCGGTGGCCGCGTGGTGGTCGCGCCGCGGATTGATCGCCACGGCGGCAAGGTTGCAGTGGTCGCCGACCCTTTGGGGGCATGCTTTGGATTGCTTGAATGGCCGAATACTGAGAGTAAAGAGGTGCCCAAGTGAATATCTTACTCTTACGCTGGTTAGGGCTCGCCTTCGTGGTCTTGACCTTGACAGTCCTGCTGTCCGGCTGCATCTTAACTGAGGGAGGATACGATTACTACGACGGCGGAGACGTTGGGGTGACTTACTATGAACCCTCTGTTATCGAATACGGTGGTTGGGGACCTAGCTACCACGTGGCGCCGTTTCGCGGCGATGAACATCGTCACGAAGTTGAACATCATACAACCAGTAGGGGCGGCCACGCTGCGCCAGCTTACAGGCCTGCTCCTGCTTCCCACTCGATGCCGTCTATTCCGTCTCGGTCACGCTCTGGTGGCTCACGATCACATTGAAGTACGGCCTGACCTATATTCCTTCATTTTTTCTCAATTCCAATAATAACTAACCTTGTGGGTATTTTCTGATTCCTTGAAAGAAATAATATCCTATTCGCCACATCTTGGGAAGAAGAAAGGAAGCTAAATCAAGAGGAAATGAATTATTACCGTATTATCCTCCTGAGTATTACACTTGGAGTGTTTATTGCCACTCATACTATGCAGGATTACATCAAATTCTAAAGGCGCGGAGAACAGGAAGGAAGTGATCTCTTGTAAGATACGGCGCATTTGTGTAATATGATAACGAATTATGCCAGGCAGGGACGAGATTAATAGGCCGGAATGGGAAAACCAGGATAACTGGACATCGCTGGGATTCTATTTTTCAAAACGTGATTCGAGGTGGATAGTCCCCAAGAGAAATCCAGTACTCGGATGGACGTTCAATCTGGGAAATCCGAAGGGCGCCTTTGCAATGATCATGTCTTTTCTTATTCCGGGTATGATATTGGGCGGCATAATTATATTTGTTGTTTTGAAAATCTGGCACTGATCGGACGGAGGGCGCATGCGCTGGTACTACTACATTGCCTATTTCTTCGGTGGGGCGTTTCTCGCAAACGCGGTGCCCCACTTCGTAAGCGGAGTGTCAGGGCATTCGTTCCCCAGCCCGTTTGCTCATCCACCGGGGGAGGGGCAGTCGCCCGCGATGGTAAACGTGCTTTGGGGCTTCGCCAACCTCGTCATCGGCTACTTGCTCATCTGCAAGGTGGGAACCTTCGAGCTGCGGCGCTGGCGGCACGTCCTCCTGGCCGGGGCCGGAGCCCTCTTGATGGCCGTGATGCTCGCGCGGGCATTCGGGAGGCTCTACGGTGGGCTGTGATAGGGATAACCTTGCACACTTCATTTCTGTTTGCTTTTATCACAAACATAGTTTTCTGACTGCGTAAGTACTTCTATCGGTATATTATCCAGAAAACTGTCTAATTCCATTTCTACTGCGCATCATTCGATCAAGTCTGGGCTGCGTTTGTTACAGGAAGAACAGTTGTTCTGCTTCGATCTGAAAAGTTAAAAGAATTTGCTTCGTTCACCTGCTTCTTTCATAGAGCCCTATTAATTGTGCTTCTGCAAGAATATGCCCTTTCATTGATGATTCAAGGGCAGTCTTCCCGACACTGGCGCCGATATTCAGGGTCATATCAAGTGCATATAGTTTGAAGAAATATCGATGTGTTCCAGAGGGCGGGCATGGACCTCCGTAGTCGTGTTTCCTGAAATCATTCGTACCCTGCATTGATCCCTTGGGGACAGAGTTTTCTTTTATCTCCGAGGTCTTCGGGTCTATGTTCCAAACAACCCAATGTACCCATGTGCCCATTGGGGCATCCGGGTCATCAACTATGAGGGCAAGTGATCTTGCATTAGCAGGAATCTCTTCAAACTTTAGCGGCGGGTTGACATCACTGCCGTCACAGGTGTATTTCTTCGGTATCTGTCCGTTGTGTCCGAAGGCTGTACTTGAAATCTTCATCTGAACCTCCTTCCCATAAACGTCGATAAAGAGACAAAATACTAGGGTCAATAAAAATAGTATCGCCTTATATCCCACAACCTCTTCCTTTCAGTGGTTTTATTTAAATGATAGCAGGGTTACAGAAAAAGTACAGAGGATGATTGTCATTTTAGGTTTCTAACTTCAATATTAAGAGGCGACTTGTCCTATTGGTTACCGTTTGAAAGGTTCATTTATGAGAACTGCATCGGAAGTGTTTGGTTCAGGAAGGAAGGTTGCGATAGACATCCTTTTTTCGTAAACGAGTGTTTTATCCCGTACCTTGCTCCAAAAAGATCTTATAAGAGCGCCAAATTAATTTTTCGGCTGCT harbors:
- a CDS encoding VOC family protein, producing MDDMKYYYQILRHGLLAVLLGVACAVPVMAAPIQLPAIVEPASQEHHAGKVIFVELVTPDLAAAKQFYTGLFGWTFRDIQAGRIEYAEALLDGRPVAGLVHKKVPAGEHRQPRWLSFFAVGDVDGAKKIALQNGAKVLFEPHSIPDRGREAVFADPQGAVFAVLSSSSGDPSDVLVAPGEWIWSSLITSDPDTDAAFYQKLFDYEVFELPPSEGAQHLLLSSDNYARASVNTLPANRPNAHPHWLNYVRVEDAVKMAEKVVALGGRVVVAPRIDRHGGKVAVVADPLGACFGLLEWPNTESKEVPK
- a CDS encoding YbhB/YbcL family Raf kinase inhibitor-like protein, whose translation is MKISSTAFGHNGQIPKKYTCDGSDVNPPLKFEEIPANARSLALIVDDPDAPMGTWVHWVVWNIDPKTSEIKENSVPKGSMQGTNDFRKHDYGGPCPPSGTHRYFFKLYALDMTLNIGASVGKTALESSMKGHILAEAQLIGLYERSR